A window of Hymenobacter aerilatus contains these coding sequences:
- a CDS encoding basic secretory family protein: MPGLSLSLLLSLVTSSATLTALPTPTLLPQQVAATRDSVTKKGYTLIFISKDPALNPTTKQRMIDAFYTVYPKEAKRFNPNTLKKVTFIVDPEYKGVAATHNGIVRYSPTWLKEHPEDIDVVTHEVMHIVQGYPGGSLGWLTEGIADYTRYALGINNQAGNWKLPDYKEGQSYTNSYRITARFLAWLEQNGYPKIVNEMDAALRAHAYTPELWQQKTGKTLDELWAAYTANPAAVKLVYK, encoded by the coding sequence ATGCCAGGACTTTCGCTGAGCTTACTTCTCTCTCTAGTAACTTCTTCCGCTACATTAACTGCCCTACCGACGCCTACCCTCCTACCCCAGCAGGTAGCCGCTACACGGGACTCTGTGACGAAAAAGGGCTATACGTTGATCTTTATTTCGAAGGATCCGGCCCTGAACCCGACTACCAAGCAGCGCATGATAGACGCGTTTTATACCGTCTATCCGAAGGAGGCCAAGCGGTTCAACCCCAACACGCTCAAGAAAGTCACCTTCATCGTCGACCCGGAGTACAAGGGCGTGGCAGCTACGCACAACGGTATTGTGCGCTACAGCCCTACCTGGCTAAAGGAGCACCCCGAGGACATCGACGTGGTGACGCACGAGGTGATGCACATTGTGCAGGGCTACCCTGGCGGTTCGCTAGGCTGGCTCACGGAAGGTATTGCCGATTACACGCGCTACGCCCTTGGCATCAACAATCAGGCTGGCAATTGGAAACTACCTGACTACAAAGAAGGACAGAGCTACACCAACAGCTACCGCATTACAGCCCGGTTTCTGGCGTGGTTGGAACAAAACGGCTACCCCAAAATCGTGAACGAGATGGATGCCGCCTTGCGTGCCCACGCCTACACACCGGAGCTGTGGCAGCAGAAAACCGGCAAAACGCTGGACGAGTTGTGGGCCGCCTACACCGCCAATCCCGCAGCCGTGAAGCTGGTGTATAAGTAA
- a CDS encoding GH92 family glycosyl hydrolase, whose protein sequence is MPKLFPVLSALLLTTAPTLAQGPVATKDYAQWVNPIMGTDSKPSLSNGNTYPAIALPWGMNFWMPQTGPMGNGWAYQYSADKIRGFKQTHQPSPWMNDYGQFAIMPITGKRVFDENARASWYSHKAEVAEPNYYKVYLADHDVTTEIAPTERAARFRFTFPKTDSAYVVIDALDKGSMVKILPQQRKIIGYTTRNSGGVPKNFKNYFVIEFDHDFTSTAVFKDKELAAGVMEATVNHAGATVGFKTRKGEQVNARVASSFISPEQAELNLKEIGDQNLETVRQKGREAWNKTLGRIDIEGGTADQKRTFYSCLYRALLFPRKLYELDANGKVMHYSPFNGEVLPGYMYTDTGFWDTFRALFPFLNLLYPEQNAEMQQGLANDYKEGGWLPEWASPGLRNVMVGNNSASVVADAYLKGIRGQDMEVLYEALIHGANNEGPLDAVGRRGVQYYNKLGYVPYDVKIKENAARTLEYAYDDFTISQLAKALGKPKKEVNLYAKRSQNYRNLFDKQVGLMRGKNQDGSWAPNFSPFKWGDAFTEGNSLHYTWSVFHDVAGLMDLMGGKQKFVQTLDTVFALPPVFDDSYYGGTIHEIREMQIAGMGNYAHGNQPIQHMIYLYNYAGQPWKAQYWLREVMNRLYLPTSDGYCGDEDNGQTSAWYVFTALGFYPVCPGTDQYVLGAPLFPKATLHLPSGKDIVLNAPKNSDENRYVNQLTMNGKAYDKNWLSHEELLKGATLDFDMTSTPNKTRGTSKDAAPFSMSKYK, encoded by the coding sequence ATGCCTAAACTCTTTCCTGTTCTTTCTGCTTTGCTGCTGACGACGGCCCCTACCCTAGCGCAGGGGCCGGTGGCAACGAAAGACTACGCCCAGTGGGTAAACCCTATTATGGGCACCGACTCCAAGCCGAGCTTGTCGAACGGTAACACCTACCCGGCCATTGCCCTCCCTTGGGGCATGAACTTCTGGATGCCGCAGACCGGCCCCATGGGCAACGGCTGGGCCTACCAGTACTCGGCTGATAAAATCCGGGGCTTCAAGCAGACACACCAGCCTTCGCCCTGGATGAACGACTACGGGCAGTTTGCCATCATGCCCATCACCGGCAAGCGGGTGTTTGATGAGAATGCGCGCGCTAGTTGGTACTCGCACAAGGCTGAGGTAGCTGAGCCCAACTACTACAAGGTGTACCTGGCCGACCACGACGTAACGACGGAAATTGCACCCACTGAGCGGGCTGCTCGTTTCCGCTTTACCTTCCCCAAAACCGATAGCGCTTACGTGGTGATTGACGCTTTGGATAAGGGCTCGATGGTGAAAATCCTGCCCCAACAGCGCAAAATCATTGGCTACACCACCCGCAACAGCGGCGGCGTACCCAAGAACTTCAAAAACTACTTTGTTATTGAGTTCGACCACGACTTCACCAGCACGGCCGTGTTCAAGGACAAGGAGCTGGCTGCGGGAGTGATGGAAGCTACCGTGAACCACGCCGGCGCAACCGTGGGCTTCAAGACGCGCAAGGGCGAGCAGGTGAATGCCCGCGTGGCCTCGTCGTTTATCAGCCCAGAACAGGCTGAGCTGAACCTGAAGGAAATCGGCGACCAGAACCTGGAGACCGTGCGCCAGAAGGGCCGCGAGGCGTGGAATAAGACCCTAGGTCGTATTGATATCGAAGGCGGCACTGCCGACCAGAAGCGTACCTTCTACTCGTGCTTATATCGCGCCCTGTTGTTTCCGCGCAAACTCTATGAGCTGGACGCCAATGGCAAGGTGATGCATTACAGCCCTTTCAACGGGGAGGTGCTGCCCGGCTACATGTATACTGATACAGGTTTCTGGGACACGTTCCGGGCTTTGTTCCCCTTCCTGAACCTGCTCTACCCCGAACAAAACGCGGAGATGCAGCAGGGTCTGGCCAACGACTATAAAGAAGGCGGCTGGCTGCCGGAGTGGGCTAGCCCCGGTCTGCGCAACGTGATGGTGGGCAACAACTCGGCCTCCGTAGTGGCCGATGCCTACCTGAAAGGCATCCGAGGACAGGACATGGAGGTGCTCTACGAGGCGCTTATTCATGGCGCTAACAACGAAGGCCCCCTGGACGCCGTGGGCCGCAGGGGTGTGCAGTACTACAACAAGCTCGGCTACGTGCCCTACGATGTAAAAATCAAGGAAAACGCGGCCCGTACGCTGGAGTATGCCTACGACGACTTCACGATTTCGCAGTTGGCCAAGGCCCTGGGTAAGCCCAAGAAAGAAGTGAACCTCTACGCCAAGCGCAGCCAGAACTACCGCAACCTGTTCGACAAGCAGGTAGGACTGATGCGCGGCAAGAACCAAGACGGCAGCTGGGCACCCAACTTCAGCCCCTTCAAGTGGGGCGATGCCTTCACGGAGGGCAACAGCCTGCACTACACGTGGTCGGTATTCCACGATGTGGCGGGCCTAATGGACCTAATGGGCGGTAAGCAGAAGTTTGTGCAGACGTTGGATACTGTATTTGCCCTACCCCCCGTGTTCGACGATTCGTACTACGGCGGTACCATTCACGAAATCAGAGAGATGCAGATTGCGGGCATGGGTAACTATGCCCACGGCAACCAGCCCATTCAGCATATGATCTACCTCTACAACTATGCTGGCCAGCCCTGGAAGGCGCAGTACTGGCTGCGTGAGGTGATGAACCGCCTCTACCTACCCACCTCCGATGGCTACTGCGGCGATGAGGACAACGGCCAGACCTCGGCCTGGTATGTGTTTACGGCCCTGGGCTTCTACCCCGTGTGTCCCGGCACCGACCAGTACGTGCTCGGCGCCCCGCTGTTCCCGAAAGCTACCCTGCACCTGCCCTCCGGCAAAGACATCGTGCTGAATGCCCCCAAGAACTCCGATGAGAACCGCTACGTGAACCAGCTGACGATGAACGGCAAGGCCTACGACAAAAACTGGCTGAGCCACGAGGAGCTGCTGAAAGGCGCTACGCTGGATTTCGACATGACGTCGACGCCCAACAAAACCCGAGGCACTAGCAAGGACGCCGCGCCGTTCTCTATGTCGAAGTATAAGTAA
- a CDS encoding RagB/SusD family nutrient uptake outer membrane protein, translating into MLSSIRFRSQAAALCAGLLLATTGCNDFLEEDNRSTLTSANYFTNATQAQSFVDGLYNRLRIMNTDVGYGESIWIGLELMALHATTLGQSFNNSQLINQNIDPANPYFSNMWNLAYNSIAAANLAIERIPNVSMDETQKKALLGQAYFIRAFQYYHLVRLYGDVPLITTPVDGTSPSLYPSRTPQADVYNLIIADLQAAEQAGLPAVDRTGRISQGAVKALLSSVYLTTAGYPLQIKANYQKAADKAAELIDANQYPLFSNYISLHNNADKNQGEFILQAQYAFGIATNAISAQVIPYFVGISRYNDEFGALIPTPGFYNTHEQGDLRAQEQQFYFSKYPSIKTPGQTVNFGTQALYKYFQVESALGNGVGDENWTLLRMPEVMLIYAEAINEASAATPKAYEQINKIRARAKLPALSGLSQAQFREAVWKERYHELAYENKAYFDIQRTRQTYDVANNRFVNVVGFKGEVGPAFQEKYLLWGIPSAEINNNKNLTQNPGW; encoded by the coding sequence ATGCTTTCGTCAATTCGCTTTCGTTCTCAAGCCGCAGCGCTCTGCGCAGGCTTACTGCTGGCCACTACCGGCTGCAATGATTTTTTGGAGGAAGACAACCGCTCGACGCTCACCAGCGCCAACTACTTTACCAATGCTACGCAGGCGCAGTCGTTCGTCGACGGTCTATACAACCGTCTGCGCATTATGAACACAGATGTAGGCTATGGCGAGTCTATCTGGATAGGTCTAGAGCTAATGGCTTTGCATGCCACTACTCTTGGGCAGAGCTTCAACAACAGCCAGCTCATCAACCAGAATATCGACCCGGCTAACCCATATTTTTCTAATATGTGGAATCTTGCCTACAATAGCATTGCCGCAGCTAACCTGGCGATAGAACGCATTCCAAACGTTTCAATGGATGAAACGCAGAAAAAGGCGTTGCTGGGTCAAGCATACTTCATTCGGGCATTTCAATACTACCATCTGGTGCGCTTATATGGCGACGTGCCTTTGATTACGACACCTGTTGACGGGACCAGCCCTAGTCTATATCCCAGCCGCACGCCGCAGGCCGATGTATATAATCTTATTATTGCCGATTTGCAGGCGGCCGAGCAGGCAGGTCTGCCTGCAGTAGACCGCACGGGGCGCATCTCACAAGGAGCTGTAAAAGCACTGCTATCGAGTGTTTACTTGACTACGGCCGGTTACCCTTTGCAGATAAAGGCTAACTACCAAAAGGCCGCCGACAAAGCCGCCGAGCTGATTGATGCGAATCAGTATCCATTGTTTAGCAATTATATCTCGCTACACAACAACGCCGACAAAAACCAGGGCGAATTTATTTTGCAGGCCCAATACGCTTTCGGCATTGCTACCAATGCCATCAGCGCACAGGTGATTCCGTACTTCGTAGGTATCTCGAGATACAACGATGAGTTTGGAGCCCTTATCCCGACACCTGGCTTCTACAACACCCACGAACAAGGTGATTTGCGTGCACAGGAACAGCAATTTTATTTCTCAAAGTATCCATCCATCAAAACTCCTGGCCAAACCGTCAATTTTGGTACACAGGCTTTGTACAAATACTTCCAAGTTGAAAGTGCTTTAGGCAATGGGGTAGGCGACGAAAACTGGACCTTGCTGCGCATGCCAGAAGTGATGCTGATCTATGCGGAAGCTATTAATGAGGCAAGTGCTGCTACGCCTAAGGCATACGAGCAAATCAATAAGATCCGGGCACGGGCTAAGCTACCCGCGTTGAGCGGCCTAAGCCAAGCTCAATTCCGTGAGGCCGTATGGAAAGAGCGCTACCACGAGTTGGCGTATGAGAACAAAGCGTATTTTGATATTCAACGCACCCGCCAGACTTACGATGTAGCCAATAACCGTTTCGTGAACGTGGTAGGCTTTAAAGGCGAGGTAGGACCGGCTTTCCAGGAGAAATATCTCCTGTGGGGTATTCCCTCGGCTGAAATCAACAACAATAAAAACCTCACTCAGAACCCTGGGTGGTAA
- a CDS encoding SusC/RagA family TonB-linked outer membrane protein has product MTSSLSVKHLCRVPLLALGIATAVPLTQATANSRVAATFRRVDVTVQGVVTDDKGNPLPGATVVLKGATGVGASSDSEGRFSLTVPTGNETLVISSIGYVAQEVAIGGRTSLTIKLVTDNKALDEVVVVGYGTQKRSDITGAVGSVKGSELVERPVVNVAQGLQGKVAGVDVSLNSGQPGGSPTIRVRGYSSITAGNTPLYVVDGVFWEQGITTLNPNDIESIEVLKDASATAIYGARGSSGVILITTKRGRKGGQVSYDNYVSISQMARKLDVLTTSEFLAMEDLGYQNVQKYDPAGWARGAYANRDPRIKRRALANPNDPKRLFDENLNPLYDVDWQKETTQTGVAQSHNLSFSGGGDQTTYGLFLNYTNAEGIIRETYQKRYSGRLTVDNQVKSWLKVGATLNYSNIEDKVGNNFVGGNNIPRMMIEMIPIIPIQYPNGVYGKRQDYPDMEGGDNPVAITREDVNLTRNQVFAGNAYANFTFSPSLSFRSVLGANISSQLNPTSSTNLIQLRAGTQNLAGFTAFDGKSIQWQNYLTYTKVFAQDHSVNVVGGVDAQRYRSLQDYTEIRGISDNAYSYYNLGAGATPQVPTSNFDANQFLSFFGRANYGYKDRYLLTATFRADGASRFGPGRKWGYFPSAAAAWRISQEPFLADNSTISDLKLRFGYGQTGNSNFANYQSQARLGTNSYIFNGVRVGGTTISTLGNPDLAWERASQYDLGLNLGLWQNRITFEADLYSRTTTDLILAAPVPRTSGFASITRNVGSIRNQGLELSLNTVNVSGKDFNWSTGFNISFLKNRVVALGPAGDDIYPGPNFLNETNVLRIGQPVGSLFGLVRAGTWGTDEADEARRYNKLPGDLKFVDQNNDGQINDRDRVIIGKSIPTGFGSFINNFSYKGIDLLFDVQFTYGNDVMNLTHHSALDRTDQANSYTRAYTEAWTPDNQNTMIAQVRPSYVYYDSRIDSYKVEDGSFIRGRNAVLGYTFPGALVERIKLSRLRVYVSAQNFFLITKYKGYDPETSTYGNAFAQGIQFFDYPKARTFTAGLNVTL; this is encoded by the coding sequence ATGACCTCTTCTTTATCTGTTAAACATTTGTGCAGAGTACCGTTGCTGGCGCTTGGCATTGCCACAGCTGTACCACTCACGCAGGCTACGGCCAACAGCCGGGTAGCAGCCACTTTCCGCCGCGTAGATGTAACCGTGCAGGGCGTAGTTACAGACGATAAAGGCAATCCCCTTCCTGGCGCTACAGTGGTATTGAAAGGTGCTACGGGTGTAGGAGCTTCTTCCGACTCGGAAGGTCGCTTCTCTCTGACCGTACCCACCGGCAATGAAACGCTGGTTATTTCATCCATTGGGTATGTGGCACAGGAAGTTGCCATTGGTGGTCGTACTTCGCTCACAATTAAGCTAGTGACGGATAACAAGGCACTGGATGAGGTAGTGGTGGTGGGGTACGGTACGCAAAAGCGCTCTGATATCACGGGTGCTGTAGGTAGCGTGAAAGGCAGCGAGTTGGTAGAGCGTCCTGTAGTGAACGTCGCACAAGGCCTGCAGGGTAAGGTAGCAGGTGTAGATGTCTCCTTGAACTCAGGGCAGCCAGGTGGCTCGCCTACCATCCGGGTGCGGGGCTACTCGTCTATTACGGCTGGAAACACGCCGCTGTATGTAGTAGATGGCGTATTCTGGGAACAGGGAATCACTACGCTTAACCCCAATGACATTGAGAGTATTGAGGTGCTGAAAGATGCTTCAGCCACAGCCATCTATGGAGCACGTGGTAGTAGCGGGGTTATTCTCATCACGACGAAGCGCGGCCGTAAAGGCGGACAGGTATCCTACGATAACTACGTGAGCATAAGCCAAATGGCACGCAAGCTCGATGTTCTTACTACTAGTGAGTTCTTAGCCATGGAAGACCTAGGCTATCAGAACGTGCAGAAGTACGATCCAGCAGGTTGGGCTCGTGGTGCTTACGCCAATAGAGACCCACGCATCAAACGTCGTGCTCTAGCTAATCCTAACGACCCCAAGCGTTTGTTCGACGAAAATCTTAACCCACTTTACGATGTAGATTGGCAAAAAGAAACTACCCAAACGGGAGTCGCACAAAGCCACAACTTATCGTTCTCAGGTGGCGGTGACCAGACTACCTACGGGCTCTTCCTCAATTATACCAACGCCGAGGGTATCATTCGTGAAACTTACCAGAAACGCTATTCAGGACGTTTAACGGTAGACAACCAGGTAAAAAGCTGGCTGAAAGTAGGCGCGACGTTGAACTACAGCAACATCGAAGATAAAGTTGGCAATAACTTCGTAGGAGGTAATAATATTCCGCGGATGATGATTGAGATGATTCCTATCATCCCAATTCAATACCCGAACGGCGTATATGGCAAACGTCAAGATTACCCGGATATGGAGGGTGGCGACAATCCTGTAGCCATCACCCGTGAAGATGTGAATTTGACGCGTAACCAAGTGTTTGCGGGTAACGCCTATGCCAATTTCACTTTCTCACCTAGTTTAAGCTTCCGCTCGGTATTAGGCGCCAACATTAGTTCGCAGCTCAACCCTACCTCTTCGACCAACTTGATTCAGTTGCGGGCAGGCACCCAAAACTTAGCTGGCTTTACGGCTTTTGACGGCAAGAGTATACAATGGCAGAACTACTTGACGTACACCAAGGTATTCGCGCAAGACCACTCAGTTAATGTAGTAGGGGGAGTAGATGCTCAACGCTACCGATCATTACAGGATTACACGGAGATACGTGGCATTAGTGACAACGCTTATAGCTACTACAACTTAGGGGCGGGGGCGACTCCTCAGGTACCGACCTCTAACTTTGACGCGAATCAATTCTTATCGTTCTTCGGACGAGCCAACTATGGCTATAAGGATCGTTACTTGCTCACGGCTACATTTCGTGCAGACGGTGCGTCGCGCTTCGGCCCTGGTAGAAAATGGGGATATTTCCCATCAGCAGCAGCGGCTTGGCGCATTTCGCAAGAGCCCTTCTTAGCTGATAATTCTACGATTTCTGACTTAAAGCTGCGCTTCGGCTACGGACAGACTGGTAATAGCAACTTTGCCAACTATCAGTCGCAAGCCCGCCTGGGTACTAACAGCTACATTTTCAATGGTGTGCGGGTAGGCGGTACCACAATCAGCACGCTCGGCAACCCCGATCTAGCCTGGGAGCGCGCCAGTCAGTATGATTTAGGTCTGAATTTAGGCTTGTGGCAGAACCGCATAACATTTGAGGCAGACTTATACTCGCGTACGACTACTGACTTGATTTTGGCTGCGCCCGTGCCACGTACTAGTGGTTTTGCTAGTATTACCCGTAACGTGGGCAGTATTCGTAATCAAGGCTTAGAATTGTCGCTGAATACGGTGAACGTGAGCGGCAAGGACTTTAACTGGTCGACCGGCTTTAACATTTCCTTCCTCAAAAACCGGGTAGTGGCACTTGGGCCAGCGGGCGACGACATCTACCCTGGTCCTAACTTCCTGAACGAAACCAACGTGCTGCGCATTGGGCAGCCAGTAGGCTCGCTCTTTGGCTTGGTACGTGCAGGCACCTGGGGCACCGACGAGGCTGACGAAGCCCGGCGGTACAATAAACTACCTGGCGACCTCAAGTTTGTGGATCAAAACAACGACGGTCAGATCAACGACCGCGACCGAGTAATTATCGGTAAGAGCATCCCAACGGGCTTTGGTTCCTTCATCAACAACTTCTCCTACAAAGGAATTGACTTGCTGTTTGACGTGCAGTTCACCTACGGCAACGACGTAATGAATCTCACCCACCACTCGGCCCTAGACCGCACCGATCAAGCCAACAGCTACACTCGCGCCTATACGGAAGCCTGGACGCCTGACAACCAGAACACGATGATTGCTCAGGTGCGTCCTTCCTACGTGTACTATGATTCGCGCATCGACTCTTATAAGGTAGAAGATGGCTCATTCATTCGGGGGCGCAACGCGGTACTTGGGTACACGTTCCCAGGTGCTTTGGTAGAGCGTATCAAGCTTTCTCGCCTGCGGGTATACGTATCGGCCCAGAATTTCTTCCTGATTACCAAATACAAGGGTTACGATCCTGAAACGTCGACGTACGGCAACGCCTTTGCACAAGGCATTCAATTCTTCGACTATCCGAAAGCACGCACGTTCACGGCGGGCCTCAACGTAACTCTATAA